Proteins co-encoded in one Trueperella abortisuis genomic window:
- a CDS encoding acyltransferase family protein: MSYGLRTPRPSADAAGESGSRDPGRETAGQEAPERRKMRERGVGRASRGEASSMADHGGYITGLDGVRALAVTAVIAYHLFPGEVKGGFLGVDVFFVLSGFLITTLLLREDRANNYINLKAFWQRRIRRLIPALVALIVVVVPAALVINRDLLVGVRRQVLGALTFSTNWLEIAHGSSYFDQTTPNLFKNFWSLAIEEQFYLFWPLLMLVVLALLPGWRSRLGLASVLAIGSAGLMMVLYDGDNATTVYYATHTHLFGIAIGIGLAFLWADRGSFLGRAHWRQFSAWYGWAALALLCLFMLILPDSGPWAYVGGMFIASLLAAVVIASMLAPGSVLAMMGQWRVPRWIGTRSYGLYLWHWPILVMVGVAYPVAFGSLAYLIRSLVAVALTAVICELSFRYLETPVRRRGIRASLAWAWNARQTAMGKVGAGVVAIALVATLVGLVVAPAKSQTQLMIEQNEDTSIGGESPGAPAPTAPDEPAPGSLSPTLDTSMPTWPEVTAIGDSMVAASKTGIEYAMPGVTFLARSNLKWSEALGVVNAGLADGSIGRVVILHYGTNAGVTNEDVVRAVIQALGPDRMILLVNLYSPSTFIDASNDKLAEVAGEYRNVMLVDWHKAAAENPDLLQVDATHTSIEGANFYGNLMKESIEKFSVELTLGKGAALFARVK, encoded by the coding sequence ATGAGCTACGGTCTACGCACCCCGCGGCCCTCCGCCGACGCGGCAGGGGAATCCGGCTCCCGTGATCCAGGGCGGGAAACAGCGGGGCAGGAAGCGCCCGAGCGGCGCAAGATGCGTGAGCGCGGGGTGGGCCGTGCGTCGCGCGGCGAGGCCTCATCCATGGCCGACCATGGCGGATATATCACCGGCCTGGACGGCGTGCGTGCCCTGGCCGTGACGGCGGTGATCGCCTACCACCTCTTCCCGGGCGAGGTGAAGGGCGGCTTCCTCGGCGTGGACGTCTTCTTTGTCCTATCCGGCTTCCTCATCACCACCCTGCTCCTGCGCGAGGACCGGGCGAACAACTACATCAACCTCAAGGCGTTCTGGCAAAGACGAATCCGACGCCTCATCCCGGCGCTGGTGGCGCTCATTGTGGTGGTCGTCCCCGCGGCGCTCGTGATCAATCGCGACCTGCTGGTCGGGGTGCGACGCCAGGTGCTCGGCGCGTTGACCTTCTCCACGAACTGGCTGGAGATCGCCCACGGCTCATCCTACTTCGATCAGACCACGCCAAACCTGTTCAAGAACTTCTGGTCGCTGGCGATTGAGGAGCAGTTCTACCTCTTCTGGCCGCTGCTCATGCTCGTGGTCCTCGCTCTCCTGCCCGGGTGGCGGTCACGTCTCGGCCTTGCCAGCGTCCTCGCCATTGGCTCGGCCGGCCTCATGATGGTGCTGTACGACGGCGACAACGCCACCACCGTCTACTACGCCACCCACACTCACCTGTTCGGGATCGCGATCGGCATCGGGTTGGCCTTCCTCTGGGCGGACCGGGGTAGTTTCCTCGGGCGGGCGCATTGGCGCCAGTTCTCGGCCTGGTATGGGTGGGCTGCGCTGGCATTGCTGTGTCTGTTCATGCTCATCCTGCCGGATTCGGGGCCGTGGGCGTACGTGGGCGGGATGTTCATCGCCTCCCTGCTTGCCGCGGTGGTCATCGCCTCCATGCTCGCCCCCGGATCGGTGCTGGCCATGATGGGGCAGTGGCGCGTGCCGCGCTGGATCGGCACGCGCTCCTATGGGCTGTACCTGTGGCACTGGCCGATTCTCGTGATGGTGGGCGTCGCCTACCCGGTGGCTTTCGGTTCCTTGGCCTACCTGATTCGCTCGCTGGTCGCGGTGGCGCTGACCGCCGTGATCTGTGAGCTCTCCTTCCGCTACCTGGAGACCCCCGTGCGCAGGCGGGGAATCCGCGCGTCGTTGGCCTGGGCGTGGAACGCCAGGCAGACCGCCATGGGCAAGGTGGGCGCCGGCGTCGTCGCCATAGCGCTGGTCGCCACCCTGGTCGGACTGGTGGTTGCCCCGGCGAAGAGCCAGACGCAGCTGATGATCGAGCAAAACGAGGACACCTCAATCGGAGGCGAGTCGCCGGGCGCGCCGGCGCCGACCGCCCCTGACGAGCCCGCGCCGGGCTCGCTCTCACCGACGCTCGATACCTCGATGCCGACGTGGCCCGAAGTCACTGCGATCGGGGATTCGATGGTGGCCGCCTCCAAGACGGGCATCGAGTATGCGATGCCCGGTGTCACTTTCCTCGCGCGGTCGAACCTGAAGTGGTCCGAGGCGCTCGGCGTCGTGAACGCGGGGCTGGCAGACGGGTCCATCGGGCGGGTGGTGATCCTTCACTACGGCACGAACGCGGGCGTTACAAACGAAGACGTGGTGCGTGCTGTTATCCAAGCCCTCGGCCCGGATCGAATGATCCTCCTTGTCAACCTCTATTCGCCCTCCACGTTCATCGACGCCTCCAACGACAAGCTGGCCGAGGTGGCCGGGGAGTACCGCAACGTCATGCTTGTCGATTGGCACAAGGCTGCCGCTGAGAACCCGGACCTGCTTCAGGTTGACGCCACGCACACCTCAATCGAGGGGGCAAACTTCTATGGCAATCTCATGAAGGAATCCATAGAGAAGTTTTCCGTGGAGCTGACGCTGGGGAAGGGGGCCGCGCTCTTTGCACGAGTGAAGTAG
- the sucC gene encoding ADP-forming succinate--CoA ligase subunit beta, whose translation MDLYEYQARDLFAKHGVPVLAGRVASTPDEAYEAATQLLKDGDLVVVKAQVKTGGRGKAGGVKLARTADEAREKAEAILGMDIKGHTVHRVLIAAGADIAEEYYFSILLDRSERRYLAMCSIEGGMEIEQLAAERPEALAKVPVNPNVGVDEAKAREIVDAAGFPEDLKGAVADVIVKLGEVYAAEDATLVEVNPLVRTTDGDILALDGKVTVDDNARFRHPDHEKLVDKQTENPLEAKAKALGLNYVKLEGGSVGIIGNGAGLVMSTLDVVAYAGEKLGVGPANFLDIGGGADATVMSNGLDVILGDPDVRSVFVNVFGGITACDQVAAGIVKALEILGENATKPIVVRLDGNNVVEGRAILAEADHPLVTLVDTMDGAAAKAAELAAK comes from the coding sequence GTGGATCTCTACGAGTACCAGGCACGCGACCTTTTTGCCAAGCACGGAGTTCCCGTGCTAGCGGGCAGAGTCGCGAGCACACCGGATGAAGCATACGAAGCGGCGACGCAGCTGCTCAAGGACGGCGACCTCGTGGTCGTCAAAGCACAGGTCAAGACGGGCGGCCGCGGCAAGGCGGGCGGCGTGAAGCTCGCGCGCACCGCCGACGAAGCCCGCGAAAAGGCCGAGGCGATTCTCGGCATGGACATCAAGGGTCACACGGTTCACCGCGTCCTGATTGCGGCGGGCGCGGACATTGCCGAGGAATACTACTTCTCCATCCTCCTCGATCGCTCCGAGCGGCGTTATCTCGCCATGTGCTCGATCGAAGGCGGCATGGAAATCGAGCAGCTGGCGGCCGAGCGCCCGGAAGCGCTCGCGAAGGTACCAGTCAACCCCAACGTGGGCGTAGATGAGGCCAAGGCCCGCGAGATCGTGGATGCGGCCGGCTTCCCGGAGGATCTCAAGGGCGCGGTTGCCGATGTCATCGTCAAACTCGGCGAGGTCTACGCGGCCGAGGATGCCACGCTCGTGGAGGTCAACCCGTTGGTCAGGACCACCGACGGCGACATCCTCGCCCTCGATGGCAAGGTCACCGTGGATGACAACGCCCGCTTCCGCCACCCCGACCACGAGAAGTTGGTAGACAAGCAGACGGAGAACCCGCTCGAGGCCAAGGCAAAGGCGCTGGGATTGAATTACGTCAAGCTGGAGGGCGGCTCCGTGGGGATCATCGGTAACGGTGCCGGGCTCGTCATGTCCACGCTCGACGTCGTCGCCTACGCGGGCGAAAAGCTAGGCGTGGGGCCAGCGAACTTCCTCGACATCGGCGGCGGCGCGGACGCCACCGTCATGTCGAACGGCCTGGACGTCATCCTGGGCGACCCGGACGTCAGGTCCGTGTTCGTCAACGTCTTCGGCGGAATCACCGCGTGTGACCAAGTTGCCGCCGGTATCGTCAAGGCGCTCGAGATCCTGGGGGAGAACGCCACCAAGCCGATCGTCGTGCGCCTGGACGGCAACAACGTCGTCGAGGGCCGGGCGATCCTGGCCGAGGCGGATCACCCGCTGGTGACGCTTGTGGACACGATGGACGGAGCCGCCGCGAAGGCGGCCGAGCTGGCAGCGAAGTAG
- the sucD gene encoding succinate--CoA ligase subunit alpha codes for MAIFLDKHDKIIVQGMTGSEGQKHTRRMLGAGTQIVAGTNPRKAGTSVDFEVTPIGYGAEERQAGTVSIPVYATVAEAKAATGAEVSVVFVPPAFAKSAVIEAVDAGVRLVVIITEGIAVKDTAEFFTYARVRGVQLIGPNCPGIITPGQSNVGITPPDITGPGRIGLVSKSGTLTYQMMYELSDIGFTTCIGIGGDPVIGTTHIDALKAFEEDPATELIVMIGEIGGDAEERAAAYIKEHVTKPVVGYVAGFTAPEGKTMGHAGAIVSGSAGTAQAKKEALEAVGVKVGKTPTETANLARELLS; via the coding sequence GTGGCTATTTTTCTTGATAAGCACGACAAGATCATCGTTCAGGGAATGACCGGCTCCGAGGGGCAGAAGCACACGCGGCGCATGCTCGGCGCGGGCACACAGATCGTGGCCGGCACGAACCCTCGCAAGGCGGGCACGTCCGTCGACTTCGAGGTCACGCCAATCGGCTACGGCGCCGAGGAGCGGCAGGCCGGCACGGTCTCCATCCCGGTCTACGCCACGGTCGCCGAGGCGAAGGCGGCCACGGGCGCTGAGGTATCGGTCGTCTTTGTCCCGCCGGCCTTTGCCAAGTCCGCCGTCATTGAGGCTGTCGACGCCGGTGTCCGGCTCGTCGTCATCATCACGGAAGGCATCGCGGTGAAGGATACTGCGGAGTTCTTCACCTACGCCCGCGTGCGCGGGGTGCAACTCATCGGACCGAATTGCCCCGGCATCATCACCCCCGGCCAGTCGAACGTGGGCATCACGCCCCCCGACATCACGGGTCCGGGCAGGATCGGGCTCGTGTCGAAGTCCGGCACGCTGACCTACCAGATGATGTACGAGCTGTCCGACATCGGCTTCACCACCTGTATCGGCATCGGCGGCGACCCGGTCATCGGCACCACCCACATTGACGCGCTCAAGGCATTCGAGGAAGACCCGGCCACCGAGCTGATCGTCATGATCGGCGAGATTGGCGGCGACGCCGAGGAGCGAGCCGCGGCCTACATCAAGGAGCACGTGACCAAGCCCGTGGTGGGATACGTTGCGGGCTTCACGGCCCCCGAGGGCAAGACGATGGGGCACGCAGGAGCGATCGTCTCGGGCTCGGCCGGCACCGCGCAGGCGAAGAAGGAGGCCCTCGAGGCCGTCGGCGTCAAGGTTGGCAAGACGCCCACGGAGACGGCGAACCTGGCCCGTGAGCTGCTGAGCTAA
- a CDS encoding GNAT family N-acetyltransferase — protein MELTSKSGKPLRVDNNEKLQRFEVFADEQLVGLADYVRNGDAVVFIHTEVSPAMGGEGVGTALIKVALDEVRDRGLTAVPICPFVVNYIDKHGAEYRAGGGKLRGANSSDYALLR, from the coding sequence ATGGAACTGACAAGTAAGAGCGGCAAACCACTACGCGTGGACAACAACGAGAAACTGCAACGTTTCGAGGTTTTTGCGGACGAGCAGCTGGTCGGCCTGGCCGACTATGTCCGCAACGGGGACGCGGTGGTATTCATCCACACCGAGGTATCCCCAGCGATGGGCGGGGAAGGGGTCGGTACCGCGCTCATCAAGGTAGCCCTGGACGAGGTGCGCGACAGGGGGCTGACGGCCGTGCCGATCTGCCCGTTCGTGGTGAACTACATCGACAAGCACGGGGCCGAGTATCGCGCCGGCGGCGGCAAGCTTCGCGGGGCTAACTCTTCCGATTACGCGCTCTTGAGATAG
- a CDS encoding cell division protein PerM produces MKTIDLSRELTVARGAIAPIFFGWLTMAVIATGFYTLTASAPTLGETTWHDVARMGTGWWMTALGGQTAIQGVTISLMPTLVTFIMAYVSVVLFRRRGVARWAEVASAALTQAAVVAAIGVLVRPAGAWWPAIIGGAIMGGLTAAWAGNKTLLTWAWLRRALPRTGIFLGVLAALTTVVVAVACVSGWSRIVQIHGYYLTGAVGTVGLILLQLAHLPTVFIWALAWMLGPGFAVGQGTNYSVLGVESAPLPAIPILGALPSVGEGYPWLLGALAAVFFVLGAVVTRWEGKPLGASLLDSGLAVFLGAFAVAAVAAMGTGSIGPERLAETGPVPAAMFSMALLVLGLPFLLGALVHPQTLAFLRARGSATADWAADRRESAKRRARERAAERGESEDNGFDEPRPAEQDAAAQDFAEQDSPELPIQEAGDLKADTTPVVSPPETETVLRVDGAGRD; encoded by the coding sequence GTGAAGACGATTGACCTTTCCCGCGAACTGACCGTCGCCCGTGGCGCGATCGCCCCGATATTCTTCGGTTGGCTGACGATGGCCGTGATCGCCACCGGCTTCTACACCCTTACGGCGTCCGCGCCGACGCTGGGCGAGACGACGTGGCACGACGTCGCTCGCATGGGAACTGGCTGGTGGATGACGGCACTCGGCGGCCAGACGGCCATCCAGGGCGTTACGATTTCGCTCATGCCCACGCTGGTCACGTTCATCATGGCCTACGTGAGCGTTGTGCTCTTTCGACGCCGTGGAGTGGCGCGCTGGGCAGAGGTGGCGTCCGCGGCGCTGACACAGGCGGCGGTGGTGGCCGCGATTGGTGTGCTAGTGCGCCCGGCGGGCGCCTGGTGGCCGGCGATCATTGGCGGGGCGATCATGGGCGGCCTCACGGCGGCGTGGGCGGGAAATAAGACCCTGCTCACCTGGGCTTGGCTCCGGCGCGCCCTTCCCCGCACGGGCATCTTCCTAGGTGTGCTCGCGGCGCTGACAACGGTGGTCGTGGCAGTGGCGTGTGTGAGCGGATGGTCGCGCATCGTCCAGATCCACGGCTACTACCTGACCGGGGCCGTGGGGACTGTCGGCCTCATCCTCCTCCAGCTCGCCCACCTTCCCACGGTCTTCATCTGGGCCCTGGCGTGGATGCTGGGACCTGGCTTCGCGGTTGGCCAGGGCACGAACTACTCGGTGCTCGGCGTCGAGTCGGCGCCGCTACCGGCGATCCCGATTCTCGGGGCCTTGCCTTCCGTGGGCGAGGGCTACCCGTGGCTGCTGGGGGCGCTGGCGGCGGTTTTCTTCGTCCTTGGCGCTGTGGTGACGCGGTGGGAAGGCAAGCCGCTGGGTGCCTCCCTCCTTGACTCGGGGCTGGCGGTCTTCCTTGGTGCGTTCGCGGTCGCGGCGGTGGCCGCCATGGGGACCGGCTCGATCGGCCCCGAGCGGCTGGCGGAGACGGGTCCGGTGCCGGCGGCGATGTTCTCCATGGCCCTGCTCGTCCTCGGCCTGCCCTTCCTCCTTGGCGCCCTCGTCCATCCCCAGACGCTGGCGTTCCTGCGAGCTCGCGGTTCGGCGACGGCCGATTGGGCTGCGGATCGACGTGAGAGCGCGAAGAGGCGGGCGCGGGAGCGCGCGGCCGAACGTGGCGAGTCTGAGGACAACGGGTTCGATGAGCCTCGACCCGCGGAGCAAGACGCCGCGGCGCAAGATTTCGCGGAGCAGGATTCCCCGGAGTTGCCCATCCAGGAGGCGGGCGACCTCAAAGCGGACACCACTCCCGTCGTATCGCCACCTGAGACGGAAACTGTTCTAAGGGTGGACGGCGCCGGGCGGGATTAG
- the purH gene encoding bifunctional phosphoribosylaminoimidazolecarboxamide formyltransferase/IMP cyclohydrolase codes for MARALISVSDKSGIAEFAQVLRQAGYDLVSTGSTAKTIAAAGVPVTPVEKVTGFPEIFDGRVKTLHPMIHGGILARRGTDEPTMAELGIEPIDVVVVNLYPFEQTVASGAGAQECIEQIDIGGPTLIRAAAKNHRDVAVVTDPAQYARVAEELASGGLSAQFKRELAAAAFAHTAAYDGAIAAWFATAEVGQDAGDANGAGLPGKLDPRWAKAADLRYGENPHQGAALYADASGVGLAHATQLGGKPMSFNNYQDTEAALRAAYDHPEPTVAIVKHANPCGVAIAGDVAAAHARAHACDPLSAYGGVVAANRPVTLAMAEQLKPIFTEVVAAPAFDEDALSLLRTKKNLRILQVAPGAGGLDIRPISGGAVVQERDTLGERDQIGSWELVAGEPADPQTAADLEFAWRSVRCVKSNAILLAKEGATVGVGMGQVNRVDSCKLAVERANTLGEGERARGAVAASDAFFPFADGFGVLAKAGVRAVVQPGGSIRDQEVIAAAKEAGVTMYFTGTRHFAH; via the coding sequence ATGGCCCGCGCCCTGATTTCTGTCTCGGATAAGAGTGGTATTGCGGAGTTTGCTCAGGTATTGCGGCAGGCAGGATACGATCTGGTATCCACCGGCTCGACGGCCAAGACGATCGCGGCGGCAGGGGTGCCCGTCACGCCGGTAGAGAAGGTCACCGGATTCCCCGAGATCTTCGACGGCCGGGTCAAAACCCTCCACCCGATGATTCACGGCGGCATCCTCGCCCGCCGCGGCACAGACGAGCCGACGATGGCCGAGTTGGGGATCGAACCGATCGACGTCGTCGTCGTGAACCTATATCCGTTCGAGCAGACGGTGGCCTCGGGCGCGGGTGCGCAGGAGTGCATCGAGCAGATCGACATCGGCGGTCCCACGCTCATCCGTGCCGCGGCGAAGAATCACCGAGACGTGGCAGTGGTGACCGATCCGGCTCAATACGCGCGCGTGGCTGAGGAGCTGGCATCCGGCGGGCTGTCGGCGCAGTTCAAACGCGAACTGGCGGCCGCCGCTTTCGCACACACCGCCGCATATGATGGCGCCATTGCCGCTTGGTTCGCAACCGCGGAGGTCGGCCAGGACGCCGGCGATGCGAACGGCGCCGGCCTGCCCGGCAAGCTCGACCCGCGTTGGGCGAAGGCTGCCGACCTGCGCTACGGCGAGAACCCGCACCAGGGGGCCGCCCTCTACGCCGACGCGAGCGGCGTCGGACTGGCCCACGCAACCCAGCTGGGCGGCAAGCCCATGAGCTTCAACAACTACCAGGACACCGAGGCTGCCCTCCGTGCGGCCTATGACCACCCGGAGCCGACCGTCGCGATCGTCAAGCACGCCAATCCCTGCGGCGTGGCCATCGCCGGCGACGTCGCGGCCGCCCACGCGCGCGCCCACGCCTGCGACCCGCTGTCGGCCTACGGCGGAGTGGTCGCCGCGAACCGGCCCGTCACGCTGGCGATGGCGGAGCAGCTTAAGCCGATCTTCACCGAGGTCGTGGCGGCACCCGCCTTCGATGAGGACGCCCTGTCGTTGCTGCGCACGAAGAAGAACCTGCGGATTTTGCAAGTGGCTCCTGGCGCGGGCGGGCTCGATATCCGACCGATCAGCGGAGGCGCGGTGGTCCAGGAGCGTGACACGCTCGGCGAACGGGATCAGATTGGCAGCTGGGAGCTCGTGGCGGGCGAGCCCGCCGATCCGCAGACCGCGGCCGACCTCGAGTTCGCCTGGCGTTCGGTGCGCTGCGTGAAGTCGAACGCGATCCTGCTTGCTAAGGAGGGTGCGACGGTTGGTGTCGGCATGGGACAGGTGAATCGGGTCGACTCCTGCAAGCTCGCCGTGGAGCGCGCCAACACCCTGGGCGAGGGGGAGCGGGCGCGCGGCGCTGTTGCCGCGTCGGATGCGTTCTTCCCCTTCGCGGACGGCTTCGGAGTGCTGGCCAAGGCAGGCGTTCGAGCGGTCGTCCAGCCCGGTGGCTCGATCCGCGACCAGGAGGTGATCGCGGCGGCGAAGGAGGCCGGCGTGACGATGTACTTCACGGGCACGCGCCACTTCGCCCACTGA